The nucleotide sequence tgtcaTTCTGGATTTAGATTGGGCTAAACTTTGACGTGTATCAAAAGCCCGAACGTGGGTCATCAGCCGTTTTTGcaattctctcattcttttcctctgcTTAGCTAGAATCcgtttttcttcctcttctaatattttcttttcctcaaggGATCTCCTGAGGGCAAAATAAACTAAGGATGAATTCATTTTAAGCCACtaagaagagtttttaaaaaagaatctacaTGTAATAAACTAAAGGCAGAAAAACAGGTTGTGGTAGATTgagataaaataaatcaaataactcAATCATTTGTTCCTTTTGTGGAATGGACTTTAAAAACTGGGACACATTAGGCTATTTGATTACAGTCCTTTCTACTCCAGAGAGCTGTGGGACAGAAAAAGTATTAATTGGGAAAAATACTTTGCTGTACTCCAATAGACCCGCGGCACTCCTACCAGCAAGAGCACAACCAGTTCCAGCCTGCGGGTTCTGTGACTCCCACAGAATTTTACAATTTAATCCAGTGGGTAATTCCTTTCAGTTGACCAAGATAAAGTATTTTCCTCTGGACTATGGGTAGTGATTTATCAATCACTGATTAGATAAGCCTGCATTTGAATTCTGGGTGTATAGAGTTACCTGATGGCTTGTTGTCTCATTCTTGAAGATACAGTAGCTCTGGGAGAATCATAATCACTTGGTTCACAAAGGGCATACTCAGTCCTTGAGTGCTTTGCTCGTGCTTTGCCTCGAGGAGAGAGATAGGGCCAACGTGTTTCTTTCAAACATTCTTCATCAGCTTGAATGTCTTccaaaattttctcctttttggaGGGGATCCGCAAAGTTAAAAGATCAAATGGTTCACAGACTGTGGTGGGCCTGGGATTCTTCTGCTGCAAGAATTGCTTCTGAAATTTTACATGGAGGGTTTTGAAGTCAGGCACTGGATACCTGACCTTGTTCCCATGTATAGTCTTTCCACACTCGTCTGTGTGCTTCAGCTTCCTCTTGGAGGGCGACTGGTGAGCCCACATGTTTCTGGGGAGTGATGCGTTCTGTAAGAGCAGCTGTGTTCTCAAGTGCTCTTGAAGTTCTCTTAAGAACTCCTCTTCCTTTAGTTTGTCGCCAAAAGGTGAGCTGTAGGTGGACCTGGGAACAGGTCTGGCTTTAAACACACTCTTTTTCTTTTCGGGCTTTGGTGGATCAGTCAGTTGCATCTTCTGAGCTTTCTTCAGTTCTTCCCTTGCAATAAATGCAAATGGCCTCTGGGTGGCCAGAAGGATCTCTCTGCATCTCTCCTTCacattccttcttctttcttcatttttttctagtaaTTCATGAtaaagagggaggaagacagaCTCAGGCACAGGATTGGCTCggaatctttttttctctgcttGTTCTTCTTGCATTTTTAGCTGTTTAAATGTCTTATCTTTCTCTGCCTGGGAGTTAagacactctttttttttcctttcttctcggATGGTCATTTGAAAAGGCTCTGGCACTGTAATCTTTGGCACCCAAATCTTTGGTTTCTTCTCTGGTTTTTCAATGAGTGATGAATCTGAACTTTCAGAGTGAGCACAAGGATAGTTTTTCACAGAAAAATCGACCCACATGTTTCTGATGTATTCTTTAGCAGAAGGCATTATTTTTACATCATtcgtattttctttttctagattgcAAAATCCATACTCAGATGCATCTGTTACACTAACAGAGGAAGGTTGGTTCAAATCGGGCTCAGAAAATGATCTTTGCAAACTGGCAGGTTGACAGGAGGAGGAGATCCACCCTGAGCTAAGGAAAAAGTAATGTGTTACACTTTGATCAAATACAAGAAACCACAATAGATGTATATGTTATAAAATCATTGAGTAGTAAGCTAAAAGTGACCAAAAGAGAAGAGcccataaaaaaataataatcatgtctcagtccattttatagatgagaaaaactaaGGGTCAGAGCTGAAGTGAGTTAATTGATAACTGATAATTCACATTCCACAAAACTATTAGGTTTACAAACACTTTTATCATAATGTCCCTGTGAGGTGGCAGGTTAAGAACtgttgtccctattttacaaataaaatgctCTGCCAACCTTCTAATGTTAATATAGTTCCTGAGTAAATGCTTACTTGACTGACCTACTCCCAGTCTTACCAGCTAATGTCCAGGGTCTGTACAGCATATCTTAGGACTTGGAGACCCTCTTGGGACTTAGTCATGTCCTTAGACCATGGATACATTTCCTTggcaaaatgaagaaatgatcagtaaatttatgtatatctatgctttctttctcttccttggtaTATCATAGAAAAAGTCATATATCCTCATATATACATGCAAAGTCTGTTCTACAATCAATGACTCTCTATTTCAATATAGAGTGTATACATgcatgcatttgtgtgtgtgtgtgtgtgtgtgtgtgtgtgtgtgtgtgtatgtgtgtgtgtaattggATTTGGCCTTAATTCAGAATTAGTACTAGTGCATAAGGTTCATGATGGACACCAAACAATCCCTACAAGTCATCAGGACTAAAGATGCTGCCCAGGGCAGGAGGTTTATCCCATCTCATCATCCTGCCTTCTCAGGGCTACCATTTTAAATTCCTATTcgattcagttcaacaaacacacaaattttattaaaaaaatctatataatgcTAACTATATTCAAGGCACTCTATTATGGAATCATGCCCAAATTATACATCAAATATTCCTCTGAGACTCTAGGAGGGGTGGACAATAAAGAGGTATGGGTGGAGGAGGCCTTTCAATCCTGACTTCTGAGCCAAAAGATATAAGTACCCTCCCTTTCCCACCAATTGAACAAACCTGCTACACACTCTAAGATCCAGCACCTTTGGGCAAC is from Gracilinanus agilis isolate LMUSP501 chromosome 2, AgileGrace, whole genome shotgun sequence and encodes:
- the FAM161A gene encoding protein FAM161A isoform X5, with amino-acid sequence MRYPGLQRPGLQRPGNGHAPFGSRPLPAAGILEASHRAAVLAMLSFQAPLDPHSRTKRIAFYKQACSGETSEEETPPEEEEDVFDIDLATVDMQRLHQSRSSEDLVSISEISDSDQEYYRKLEELKAAHKETMAKLEELYQSKLHLKPETMKEKMPGPCDSSGWISSSCQPASLQRSFSEPDLNQPSSVSVTDASEYGFCNLEKENTNDVKIMPSAKEYIRNMWVDFSVKNYPCAHSESSDSSLIEKPEKKPKIWVPKITVPEPFQMTIREERKKKECLNSQAEKDKTFKQLKMQEEQAEKKRFRANPVPESVFLPLYHELLEKNEERRRNVKERCREILLATQRPFAFIAREELKKAQKMQLTDPPKPEKKKSVFKARPVPRSTYSSPFGDKLKEEEFLRELQEHLRTQLLLQNASLPRNMWAHQSPSKRKLKHTDECGKTIHGNKVRYPVPDFKTLHVKFQKQFLQQKNPRPTTVCEPFDLLTLRIPSKKEKILEDIQADEECLKETRWPYLSPRGKARAKHSRTEYALCEPSDYDSPRATVSSRMRQQAIRRSLEEKKILEEEEKRILAKQRKRMRELQKRLMTHVRAFDTRQSLAQSKSRMTMLRIMQDYQQRSITLIV
- the FAM161A gene encoding protein FAM161A isoform X2, whose product is MRYPGLQRPGLQRPGNGHAPFGSRPLPAAGILEASHRAAVLAMLSFQAPLDPHSRTKRIAFYKQACSGETSEEETPPEEEEDVFDIDLATVDMQRLHQSRSSEDLVSISEISDSDQEYYRKLEELKAAHKETMAKLEELYQSKLHLKPETMKEKMPGPCDSSGWISSSCQPASLQRSFSEPDLNQPSSVSVTDASEYGFCNLEKENTNDVKIMPSAKEYIRNMWVDFSVKNYPCAHSESSDSSLIEKPEKKPKIWVPKITVPEPFQMTIREERKKKECLNSQAEKDKTFKQLKMQEEQAEKKRFRANPVPESVFLPLYHELLEKNEERRRNVKERCREILLATQRPFAFIAREELKKAQKMQLTDPPKPEKKKSVFKARPVPRSTYSSPFGDKLKEEEFLRELQEHLRTQLLLQNASLPRNMWAHQSPSKRKLKHTDECGKTIHGNKVRYPVPDFKTLHVKFQKQFLQQKNPRPTTVCEPFDLLTLRIPSKKEKILEDIQADEECLKETRWPYLSPRGKARAKHSRTEYALCEPSDYDSPRATVSSRMRQQAIRSLEEKKILEEEEKRILAKQRKRMRELQKRLMTHVRAFDTRQSLAQSKSRMTMLRRNEKERMKEYLQELEEIEQRLKKRPLLFERVAQNNARLSAEKHYSNCLRKLGLCEALISATGQNAEYFTDQENENCTEDEVSLEDKLRELWEESDLDDFVS
- the FAM161A gene encoding protein FAM161A isoform X3, with protein sequence MRYPGLQRPGLQRPGNGHAPFGSRPLPAAGILEASHRAAVLAMLSFQAPLDPHSRTKRIAFYKQACSGETSEEETPPEEEEDVFDIDLATVDMQRLHQSRSSEDLVSISEISDSDQEYYRKLEELKAAHKETMAKLEELYQSKLHLKPETMKEKMPGPCDSSGWISSSCQPASLQRSFSEPDLNQPSSVSVTDASEYGFCNLEKENTNDVKIMPSAKEYIRNMWVDFSVKNYPCAHSESSDSSLIEKPEKKPKIWVPKITVPEPFQMTIREERKKKECLNSQAEKDKTFKQLKMQEEQAEKKRFRANPVPESVFLPLYHELLEKNEERRRNVKERCREILLATQRPFAFIAREELKKAQKMQLTDPPKPEKKKSVFKARPVPRSTYSSPFGDKLKEEEFLRELQEHLRTQLLLQNASLPRNMWAHQSPSKRKLKHTDECGKTIHGNKVRYPVPDFKTLHVKFQKQFLQQKNPRPTTVCEPFDLLTLRIPSKKEKILEDIQADEECLKETRWPYLSPRGKARAKHSRTEYALCEPSDYDSPRATVSSRMRQQAIRRSLEEKKILEEEEKRILAKQRKRMRELQKRLMTHVRAFDTRQSLAQSKSRMTMLRNEKERMKEYLQELEEIEQRLKKRPLLFERVAQNNARLSAEKHYSNCLRKLGLCEALISATGQNAEYFTDQENENCTEDEVSLEDKLRELWEESDLDDFVS
- the FAM161A gene encoding protein FAM161A isoform X1 encodes the protein MRYPGLQRPGLQRPGNGHAPFGSRPLPAAGILEASHRAAVLAMLSFQAPLDPHSRTKRIAFYKQACSGETSEEETPPEEEEDVFDIDLATVDMQRLHQSRSSEDLVSISEISDSDQEYYRKLEELKAAHKETMAKLEELYQSKLHLKPETMKEKMPGPCDSSGWISSSCQPASLQRSFSEPDLNQPSSVSVTDASEYGFCNLEKENTNDVKIMPSAKEYIRNMWVDFSVKNYPCAHSESSDSSLIEKPEKKPKIWVPKITVPEPFQMTIREERKKKECLNSQAEKDKTFKQLKMQEEQAEKKRFRANPVPESVFLPLYHELLEKNEERRRNVKERCREILLATQRPFAFIAREELKKAQKMQLTDPPKPEKKKSVFKARPVPRSTYSSPFGDKLKEEEFLRELQEHLRTQLLLQNASLPRNMWAHQSPSKRKLKHTDECGKTIHGNKVRYPVPDFKTLHVKFQKQFLQQKNPRPTTVCEPFDLLTLRIPSKKEKILEDIQADEECLKETRWPYLSPRGKARAKHSRTEYALCEPSDYDSPRATVSSRMRQQAIRRSLEEKKILEEEEKRILAKQRKRMRELQKRLMTHVRAFDTRQSLAQSKSRMTMLRRNEKERMKEYLQELEEIEQRLKKRPLLFERVAQNNARLSAEKHYSNCLRKLGLCEALISATGQNAEYFTDQENENCTEDEVSLEDKLRELWEESDLDDFVS
- the FAM161A gene encoding protein FAM161A isoform X4 → MRYPGLQRPGLQRPGNGHAPFGSRPLPAAGILEASHRAAVLAMLSFQAPLDPHSRTKRIAFYKQACSGETSEEETPPEEEEDVFDIDLATVDMQRLHQSRSSEDLVSISEISDSDQEYYRKLEELKAAHKETMAKLEELYQSKLHLKPETMKEKMPGPCDSSGWISSSCQPASLQRSFSEPDLNQPSSVSVTDASEYGFCNLEKENTNDVKIMPSAKEYIRNMWVDFSVKNYPCAHSESSDSSLIEKPEKKPKIWVPKITVPEPFQMTIREERKKKECLNSQAEKDKTFKQLKMQEEQAEKKRFRANPVPESVFLPLYHELLEKNEERRRNVKERCREILLATQRPFAFIAREELKKAQKMQLTDPPKPEKKKSVFKARPVPRSTYSSPFGDKLKEEEFLRELQEHLRTQLLLQNASLPRNMWAHQSPSKRKLKHTDECGKTIHGNKVRYPVPDFKTLHVKFQKQFLQQKNPRPTTVCEPFDLLTLRIPSKKEKILEDIQADEECLKETRWPYLSPRGKARAKHSRTEYALCEPSDYDSPRATVSSRMRQQAIRRSLEEKKILEEEEKRILAKQRKRMRELQKRLMTHVRAFDTRQSLAQSKSRMTMLRRNEKERMKEYLQELEEIEQRLKKRPLLFERVAQNNARLSAEKHYSNCLRKLGLCEALISATGQNAEYFTDQENENCTEDEPRRQTKRTLGRK